Proteins found in one Quercus robur chromosome 2, dhQueRobu3.1, whole genome shotgun sequence genomic segment:
- the LOC126714207 gene encoding G-type lectin S-receptor-like serine/threonine-protein kinase At4g27290 isoform X2, with product MDLNAIMFQGTILLLFSWCTNAADSITQSQTISEGRTLVSADGSFELGFFSPGSSTNRYLGIWYKNIPVKTVVWVANRRNPIKDLAGVLMINNTSNLVLLSQNTTSIVWYANSTKQASNPIVQLLDSGNLVIRDGNDGNSENYLWQSFDFPTDTLLPGMKLGWDLKSGLVRTLSAWKNWDDPSPGDFTWRMELHENPEAVMWKGSEEYYRSGPWNGLRFSGAPELRPNPVFKFNFVSNENEAYYEYHTLDKSVISRIVMNQTNYSRQRFIWIEADSTWSLYAYVPRDNCDSYNLCGPYGNCIIGGSPICQCLKGFQPKSQQTWNPMNWSQGCVRRTQLSCQGKDKDGFLKFGGLKLPDATNSWVSKNTSLEECRIKCLNNCSCMAYTNSDIRGGGSGCAIWYGNLIDIRQLSAGGQDLYVRMAASELGEAKDEQKTRVIVIVIVAVAAALIPGMLLIAYLICKSGKKFREKMENNMIIDRSIKSQRKDLELPFFDLSTIKKATDNFSSNNKLGEGGFGPVYKGTLIDGHEIAVKRLSQSSRQGLNEFINEVELIAKLQHQNLVRLLGCCIQGEETMLIYEYMANKSLDSFIFDQAKGKILPWSKRFHIINGIARGLLYLHEDSRLRIIHRDLKPSNVLLDSEMNPKISDFGLARIFERNQIEGNTNRVVGTYGYMAPEYAIDGLFSVKSDVFSFGILLLEIVSGKKNRGFYHPNHSLNLTGHVRIQKLYMHGNYGEKASLWN from the exons ATGGATTTGAATGCCATTATGTTTCAGGGTACCATCTTACTTCTATTCTCTTGGTGCACCAATGCAGCTGATAGCATTACTCAATCCCAGACAATCAGCGAGGGCAGAACTTTGGTGTCAGCAGATGGAAGCTTTGAACTGGGTTTCTTTAGTCCAGGTAGTTCCACCAATCGTTACTTGGGAATATGGTACAAGAATATCCCAGTTAAAACTGTTGTTTGGGTAGCAAACCGACGCAACCCAATCAAAGACTTGGCTGGTGTGTTGATGATAAACAACACTAGCAATCTTGTTCTTCTCAGCCAGAATACTACTAGCATTGTTTGGTACGCAAATTCAACAAAACAAGCTTCGAATCCAATAGTACAGCTTTTGGATTCTGGGAATTTAGTAATAAGAGATGGGAATGATGGAAATTCAGAAAACTATTTGTGGCAAAGCTTTGATTTTCCTACTGATACATTGTTACCCGGAATGAAGCTTGGATGGGACTTAAAATCTGGTCTGGTCCGGACTTTATCAGCATGGAAGAATTGGGATGATCCATCTCCTGGAGACTTTACCTGGAGAATGGAACTTCATGAAAATCCTGAAGCAGTTATGTGGAAAGGCTCAGAGGAGTACTACCGGAGTGGCCCGTGGAATGGCCTTAGATTCAGTGGTGCACCGGAGTTAAGGCCCAACCCCGTTTTCAAGTTCAATTTCGTCTCCAATGAGAACGAGGCATACTATGAGTACCACACCTTAGATAAATCAGTAATCTCAAGAATCGTTATGAACCAAACCAACTATTCCCGTCAACGATTCATATGGATTGAAGCAGATTCAACTTGGAGCCTGTATGCATATGTGCCAAGAGACAATTGTGACAGTTACAACCTTTGTGGTCCCTACGGAAATTGTATCATTGGTGGTTCACCAATCTGTCAGTGTTTAAAAGGATTCCAGCCTAAATCACAACAAACATGGAACCCAATGAACTGGTCTCAAGGATGCGTACGCAGGACACAATTGAGTTGCCAAGGTAAAGATAAAGATGGGTTTCTAAAATTTGGTGGGCTCAAGTTGCCAGATGCTACAAACTCTTGGGTGAGCAAAAATACGAGCCTTGAAGAATGCAGGATCAAATGCTTGAACAATTGTTCATGTATGGCTTATACAAATTCAGATATCAGAGGAGGAGGTAGTGGCTGTGCCATTTGGTATGGAAATCTAATTGATATTAGACAACTTTCAGCTGGTGGGCAGGATCTGTATGTTCGAATGGCTGCTTCAGAGTTAG GAGAGGCCAAAGATGAGCAAAAGACAAGGGTCATAGTGATAGTTATAGTTGCAGTTGCCGCTGCCCTAATTCCTGGGATGCTCTTAATTGCCTATCTCATTTGCAAAAGCGGGAAAAAGTTCAGAG AGAAAATGGAGAACAACATGATCATAGATCGGAGCATTAAAAGCCAAAGAAAAGATTTGGAGCTCCCATTCTTTGACCTGTCTACAATCAAAAAGGCCACAGACAATTTTTCAAGCAACAACAAGCTTGGGGAAGGTGGTTTTGGACCTGTATACAAG GGTACACTAATAGATGGACACGAGATTGCTGTAAAGAGACTTTCACAAAGTTCTAGACAAGGATTGAATGAGTTCATAAATGAAGTAGAATTGATTGCCAAACTTCAGCATCAAAATCTTGTTAGGCTTCTTGGTTGTTGCATTCAAGGAGAGGAGACAATGCTAATCTATGAATATATGGCCAACAAAAGCTTGGACTCCTTCATTTTTG ATCAAGCAAAAGGCAAAATTCTACCTTGGTCTAAGCGGTTCCACATTATTAATGGCATTGCTCGGGGGCTTCTCTATCTTCATGAAGATTCCAGACTAAGGATTATACACAGAGATCTTAAACCAAGTAATGTATTACTTGATAGTGAGatgaacccaaaaatatcaGATTTTGGCTTGGCTAGAATATTTGAAAGAAATCAAATTGAAGGAAATACAAATAGAGTGGTTGGAACTTA CGGTTACATGGCACCTGAGTATGCCATTGATGGACTTTTCTCAGTAAAATCCGATGTCTTTAGCTTCGGAATTTTATTACTAGAGATAGTAAGTGGAAAGAAGAATCGAGGGTTTTACCATCCAAACCATAGTCTTAATCTCACTGGACATGTGAGGATCCAAAAACTTTACAT GCATGGAAATTATGGAGAGAAGGCAAGCCTTTGGAACTAA
- the LOC126714207 gene encoding G-type lectin S-receptor-like serine/threonine-protein kinase At4g27290 isoform X1 — MDLNAIMFQGTILLLFSWCTNAADSITQSQTISEGRTLVSADGSFELGFFSPGSSTNRYLGIWYKNIPVKTVVWVANRRNPIKDLAGVLMINNTSNLVLLSQNTTSIVWYANSTKQASNPIVQLLDSGNLVIRDGNDGNSENYLWQSFDFPTDTLLPGMKLGWDLKSGLVRTLSAWKNWDDPSPGDFTWRMELHENPEAVMWKGSEEYYRSGPWNGLRFSGAPELRPNPVFKFNFVSNENEAYYEYHTLDKSVISRIVMNQTNYSRQRFIWIEADSTWSLYAYVPRDNCDSYNLCGPYGNCIIGGSPICQCLKGFQPKSQQTWNPMNWSQGCVRRTQLSCQGKDKDGFLKFGGLKLPDATNSWVSKNTSLEECRIKCLNNCSCMAYTNSDIRGGGSGCAIWYGNLIDIRQLSAGGQDLYVRMAASELGEAKDEQKTRVIVIVIVAVAAALIPGMLLIAYLICKSGKKFREKMENNMIIDRSIKSQRKDLELPFFDLSTIKKATDNFSSNNKLGEGGFGPVYKGTLIDGHEIAVKRLSQSSRQGLNEFINEVELIAKLQHQNLVRLLGCCIQGEETMLIYEYMANKSLDSFIFDQAKGKILPWSKRFHIINGIARGLLYLHEDSRLRIIHRDLKPSNVLLDSEMNPKISDFGLARIFERNQIEGNTNRVVGTYGYMAPEYAIDGLFSVKSDVFSFGILLLEIVSGKKNRGFYHPNHSLNLTGHAWKLWREGKPLELIDMCSDNSCTLPEMLRCIHVSLLCVQQLPEDRPNMSSVVMMLGSESLLPEPKEPSFLIGKNSLDVDSSLSKHQSSSTNEISITQLEAR; from the exons ATGGATTTGAATGCCATTATGTTTCAGGGTACCATCTTACTTCTATTCTCTTGGTGCACCAATGCAGCTGATAGCATTACTCAATCCCAGACAATCAGCGAGGGCAGAACTTTGGTGTCAGCAGATGGAAGCTTTGAACTGGGTTTCTTTAGTCCAGGTAGTTCCACCAATCGTTACTTGGGAATATGGTACAAGAATATCCCAGTTAAAACTGTTGTTTGGGTAGCAAACCGACGCAACCCAATCAAAGACTTGGCTGGTGTGTTGATGATAAACAACACTAGCAATCTTGTTCTTCTCAGCCAGAATACTACTAGCATTGTTTGGTACGCAAATTCAACAAAACAAGCTTCGAATCCAATAGTACAGCTTTTGGATTCTGGGAATTTAGTAATAAGAGATGGGAATGATGGAAATTCAGAAAACTATTTGTGGCAAAGCTTTGATTTTCCTACTGATACATTGTTACCCGGAATGAAGCTTGGATGGGACTTAAAATCTGGTCTGGTCCGGACTTTATCAGCATGGAAGAATTGGGATGATCCATCTCCTGGAGACTTTACCTGGAGAATGGAACTTCATGAAAATCCTGAAGCAGTTATGTGGAAAGGCTCAGAGGAGTACTACCGGAGTGGCCCGTGGAATGGCCTTAGATTCAGTGGTGCACCGGAGTTAAGGCCCAACCCCGTTTTCAAGTTCAATTTCGTCTCCAATGAGAACGAGGCATACTATGAGTACCACACCTTAGATAAATCAGTAATCTCAAGAATCGTTATGAACCAAACCAACTATTCCCGTCAACGATTCATATGGATTGAAGCAGATTCAACTTGGAGCCTGTATGCATATGTGCCAAGAGACAATTGTGACAGTTACAACCTTTGTGGTCCCTACGGAAATTGTATCATTGGTGGTTCACCAATCTGTCAGTGTTTAAAAGGATTCCAGCCTAAATCACAACAAACATGGAACCCAATGAACTGGTCTCAAGGATGCGTACGCAGGACACAATTGAGTTGCCAAGGTAAAGATAAAGATGGGTTTCTAAAATTTGGTGGGCTCAAGTTGCCAGATGCTACAAACTCTTGGGTGAGCAAAAATACGAGCCTTGAAGAATGCAGGATCAAATGCTTGAACAATTGTTCATGTATGGCTTATACAAATTCAGATATCAGAGGAGGAGGTAGTGGCTGTGCCATTTGGTATGGAAATCTAATTGATATTAGACAACTTTCAGCTGGTGGGCAGGATCTGTATGTTCGAATGGCTGCTTCAGAGTTAG GAGAGGCCAAAGATGAGCAAAAGACAAGGGTCATAGTGATAGTTATAGTTGCAGTTGCCGCTGCCCTAATTCCTGGGATGCTCTTAATTGCCTATCTCATTTGCAAAAGCGGGAAAAAGTTCAGAG AGAAAATGGAGAACAACATGATCATAGATCGGAGCATTAAAAGCCAAAGAAAAGATTTGGAGCTCCCATTCTTTGACCTGTCTACAATCAAAAAGGCCACAGACAATTTTTCAAGCAACAACAAGCTTGGGGAAGGTGGTTTTGGACCTGTATACAAG GGTACACTAATAGATGGACACGAGATTGCTGTAAAGAGACTTTCACAAAGTTCTAGACAAGGATTGAATGAGTTCATAAATGAAGTAGAATTGATTGCCAAACTTCAGCATCAAAATCTTGTTAGGCTTCTTGGTTGTTGCATTCAAGGAGAGGAGACAATGCTAATCTATGAATATATGGCCAACAAAAGCTTGGACTCCTTCATTTTTG ATCAAGCAAAAGGCAAAATTCTACCTTGGTCTAAGCGGTTCCACATTATTAATGGCATTGCTCGGGGGCTTCTCTATCTTCATGAAGATTCCAGACTAAGGATTATACACAGAGATCTTAAACCAAGTAATGTATTACTTGATAGTGAGatgaacccaaaaatatcaGATTTTGGCTTGGCTAGAATATTTGAAAGAAATCAAATTGAAGGAAATACAAATAGAGTGGTTGGAACTTA CGGTTACATGGCACCTGAGTATGCCATTGATGGACTTTTCTCAGTAAAATCCGATGTCTTTAGCTTCGGAATTTTATTACTAGAGATAGTAAGTGGAAAGAAGAATCGAGGGTTTTACCATCCAAACCATAGTCTTAATCTCACTGGACAT GCATGGAAATTATGGAGAGAAGGCAAGCCTTTGGAACTAATTGATATGTGCTCAGACAACTCTTGCACTCTACCAGAGATGTTGCGTTGCATCCATGTTAGTCTCTTATGTGTGCAACAACTTCCGGAGGATAGGCCCAACATGTCATCTGTGGTTATGATGTTAGGCAGTGAGAGTTTACTACCTGAACCAAAAGAACCTAGTTTTCTTATAGGAAAAAATTCACTTGATGTGGATTCCTCATTGAGCAAACATCAGTCGTCTTCAACAAATGAAATATCTATTACACAACTAGAGGCACGATAG